A window of Luteitalea sp. contains these coding sequences:
- a CDS encoding FHA domain-containing protein — MWILETADGDAPELTFRISSGIRTIGRAVRADFVIDAVMVSRLHCRVTALASGDLEVEDLDSTNGTYVNDQRIHRAVLASGDRLRVGRMELRCRKDSDE; from the coding sequence ATGTGGATCTTGGAGACAGCCGACGGCGACGCCCCTGAGCTGACGTTTCGTATCTCCTCTGGAATCCGGACCATCGGTCGCGCTGTTCGGGCAGACTTCGTGATTGATGCGGTCATGGTGTCGCGCCTGCATTGCCGCGTCACGGCGCTCGCGAGCGGCGATCTCGAGGTGGAGGACCTCGACAGCACCAACGGCACGTACGTCAACGACCAGCGCATCCACCGCGCCGTCCTCGCCAGCGGTGATCGGCTGCGCGTCGGCCGCATGGAGCTCAGGTGCCGGAAAGACAGTGACGAGTGA
- a CDS encoding MBL fold metallo-hydrolase: protein MILETRAVPPMQKNGYVLGCEETHVGVIIDPGDEVKLLLDCAAQHRLTIAYILLTHAHVDHISGVGVAKQALGAPVVLHRDDQFLYERVVQQALAFGLQADPQPPVDQFYDGPGPWRFGRYQLFVHHTPGHSPGGVCLQVGGRGAAAPVLFAGDSLFAGSIGRTDLPGGDYATLIRSIREVLFPFGDEAIVHPGHGPSTTIGRERLTNPFLSDE from the coding sequence ATGATTTTGGAGACACGCGCCGTTCCCCCAATGCAGAAGAACGGCTATGTCCTCGGGTGTGAGGAGACGCACGTGGGCGTCATCATCGATCCAGGCGATGAAGTGAAGCTGTTGCTCGACTGCGCTGCACAGCATCGTCTCACCATCGCTTATATCCTGCTCACCCACGCGCACGTCGACCACATCTCGGGCGTCGGCGTCGCCAAGCAGGCGCTGGGGGCGCCCGTCGTGTTGCATCGAGACGATCAGTTTCTCTACGAGCGTGTCGTCCAACAGGCACTGGCGTTCGGTCTCCAGGCGGATCCGCAACCGCCGGTTGATCAGTTCTATGACGGACCCGGACCATGGCGCTTCGGGCGATATCAGCTGTTCGTGCACCACACGCCCGGGCACTCGCCTGGTGGCGTGTGCTTGCAGGTCGGTGGCCGAGGAGCTGCAGCTCCGGTACTGTTCGCAGGCGACTCCCTATTTGCCGGCTCGATCGGCCGCACGGACCTGCCTGGCGGCGACTACGCCACGCTTATCAGGTCCATCCGCGAGGTCCTGTTCCCGTTTGGTGACGAGGCGATCGTTCATCCAGGGCATGGACCGTCGACCACAATCGGACGCGAGCGGCTCACGAATCCTTTTCTCAGTGACGAGTGA
- a CDS encoding DUF222 domain-containing protein, with protein sequence MSLHESRHATSNTSIGEARPQARTPVSEEEIERLGDAIAELSARIQAATYELLVLIREFDERACWNDGGCLSCAHWLSWRAGLDPGAAREKVRVARALARLPLISAAMERGELSYSKVRALTRIATPENESRLLGAVQGGTASQVERLVRAWRRADRLDEARETARRHQQRYLQTWVEEDGTLVIRGRLTPELGAVVQRALEAAGDRLFRESASDPRDDATAEVTPGQRRADALGLLAESALASDLDRGTAGDRYQVVLHVDDDTLKADAGATAEQVVASDADQAVLEHVDGTHVSSETSRRMACDASTVVMRHGPDGTVLDVGRKRRSISPAIRRALAARDRHCQFPGCTARHCDAHHLHHWWSRRGDSTD encoded by the coding sequence AGAGGAGGAGATCGAACGCCTCGGCGATGCGATCGCCGAGCTCTCTGCGCGCATTCAGGCCGCGACCTACGAACTGTTGGTCTTGATCCGAGAGTTCGATGAGCGAGCCTGCTGGAACGATGGCGGCTGCCTGTCGTGCGCGCACTGGCTGAGTTGGCGCGCCGGCCTGGATCCCGGCGCCGCCCGCGAGAAGGTGCGCGTGGCGCGTGCCCTGGCGCGGCTGCCGCTGATCAGCGCCGCCATGGAGCGCGGCGAGCTGAGTTACTCGAAGGTCCGCGCCTTGACGAGGATCGCAACGCCCGAGAATGAATCGCGGCTGCTAGGGGCGGTGCAGGGTGGCACCGCGTCGCAGGTCGAGCGGTTGGTGCGCGCCTGGCGCCGCGCCGATCGCTTGGACGAAGCGCGGGAGACCGCCCGGCGGCATCAGCAGCGGTATCTCCAGACCTGGGTCGAGGAGGACGGCACGCTGGTGATTCGCGGCCGGCTCACGCCGGAGCTCGGCGCCGTGGTGCAACGAGCGCTCGAGGCGGCAGGCGATCGGCTGTTTCGCGAGAGCGCGAGCGACCCGCGCGACGATGCCACCGCAGAAGTCACACCCGGCCAACGCCGCGCGGATGCGCTCGGCCTGTTGGCCGAGAGTGCGCTGGCGAGTGACTTGGATCGCGGGACGGCCGGCGATCGCTACCAAGTGGTGCTTCACGTCGACGACGACACGCTGAAAGCAGACGCTGGAGCGACCGCTGAGCAGGTGGTCGCGTCGGACGCGGACCAGGCCGTGCTGGAGCATGTGGACGGCACACACGTTTCCTCGGAAACGTCGCGACGCATGGCGTGCGACGCGTCGACGGTGGTGATGCGGCATGGGCCAGACGGCACGGTGCTCGATGTCGGGCGGAAACGACGATCGATCTCCCCAGCGATCCGGCGGGCGCTCGCGGCCCGCGATCGTCACTGCCAGTTCCCAGGATGTACGGCGCGGCACTGCGACGCGCACCACCTTCATCATTGGTGGTCACGGCGGGGCGACTCGACTGACTAA
- a CDS encoding Re/Si-specific NAD(P)(+) transhydrogenase subunit alpha, protein MVLGVPRETAPGEDRVALVPAHVPLLTKVGLRVLVEAGAGEAAGFRDEEYTAKGAELAASRADVFQGARVLLQVRTPGANPETGSADLPLFGSEQAVIGFADPLDAGESTTALAARGTTSFAVELVPRITRAQSMDALSSMATVSGYKAVVLAASALTRMFPMLTTAAGTLAPARVLVIGAGVAGLQAIAVARRLGARVEGYDVRPAVKEQIESLGAKFVELPLEAAAPEDKGGYATAQDESFYRRQQELMARTVAASDVVISTAVVPGKPAPVLVTKDMVSAMAPGSVIVDLAAERGGNCELTKANETVVVEGVTILGPTNLPATVPYHASQMYSKNLVTFVQHLARDGALVVNLEDEITRETLLTRNGEVVHPRVRALLGLPDMVETKG, encoded by the coding sequence TTGGTTCTGGGTGTGCCAAGAGAAACGGCGCCAGGCGAAGACCGGGTGGCGCTCGTCCCGGCGCACGTGCCGCTTCTGACAAAGGTGGGACTTCGCGTGCTGGTCGAAGCGGGAGCGGGCGAGGCGGCCGGATTCAGGGATGAGGAATACACAGCGAAGGGCGCCGAGCTGGCGGCCTCCCGCGCCGACGTCTTTCAGGGCGCTCGAGTGCTCCTCCAAGTGCGAACGCCCGGCGCGAATCCAGAAACGGGCAGCGCCGACCTGCCGCTCTTCGGGTCGGAGCAGGCGGTCATCGGCTTTGCCGATCCGCTGGACGCCGGCGAGAGCACGACAGCGTTGGCTGCGCGGGGGACGACAAGCTTCGCGGTGGAGCTCGTCCCGCGCATCACGCGCGCCCAGAGCATGGACGCACTTTCGTCAATGGCCACGGTCAGCGGGTACAAAGCCGTGGTGCTGGCTGCAAGTGCGCTCACCCGGATGTTCCCGATGCTGACGACGGCAGCGGGAACGCTGGCGCCGGCCCGCGTGCTCGTCATCGGGGCTGGCGTGGCCGGCTTACAGGCCATTGCGGTGGCGCGGCGCCTCGGCGCACGCGTCGAGGGCTACGACGTGCGCCCAGCGGTCAAGGAACAGATCGAGAGCCTGGGGGCGAAATTCGTCGAGCTGCCGCTCGAAGCCGCGGCGCCCGAGGACAAGGGGGGCTATGCGACGGCGCAGGACGAGTCGTTCTACCGGCGCCAACAGGAGCTGATGGCGCGGACTGTGGCCGCAAGCGACGTGGTCATCTCGACGGCCGTCGTACCTGGAAAGCCCGCGCCGGTGCTCGTGACAAAGGATATGGTCTCGGCGATGGCGCCAGGCTCGGTCATCGTCGACTTGGCCGCCGAGCGCGGCGGCAACTGCGAGCTGACCAAGGCGAACGAAACGGTTGTCGTCGAGGGTGTCACGATCCTCGGCCCAACGAACCTACCGGCGACCGTGCCTTATCACGCCAGCCAGATGTACTCGAAGAACCTCGTCACGTTCGTGCAACATCTCGCTCGTGATGGAGCGCTCGTCGTGAATCTCGAGGACGAGATCACGCGCGAGACGCTGCTGACGAGAAACGGTGAGGTCGTGCATCCGCGTGTTCGGGCGCTGCTCGGGTTACCGGACATGGTGGAGACCAAAGGTTAG
- a CDS encoding FtsX-like permease family protein, translating to MGSSRSFTWTLAIASRSVSQVRDTIGRRHRFNPADERAIMINDSVENSATFAGISNGLKVVLAFIGVLTLAIGGVGIMNIMFVSVTERTREIGIRKALGARRREILLQFLIEGLVITAAGGALGIAASGALVWLFSPRPFLAELFDDVTRSTDIHLVLSAQLLGLSTAILMGVGLVSGLLPALRASRLDPIEALRYE from the coding sequence ATGGGATCATCGAGAAGCTTTACGTGGACGTTGGCGATCGCGTCGAGGTCGGTCAGCCAGGTGAGAGACACAATCGGTCGCAGGCACCGCTTCAATCCCGCGGATGAGCGCGCGATCATGATCAACGACTCGGTCGAGAACAGCGCCACCTTCGCCGGCATCTCAAACGGCCTGAAGGTCGTGCTGGCGTTCATTGGCGTGCTCACACTCGCGATTGGCGGCGTTGGCATCATGAACATCATGTTCGTGTCCGTCACCGAGCGCACGCGTGAGATTGGGATTCGAAAGGCGCTCGGCGCGCGCAGGAGAGAGATTCTCCTCCAGTTCCTGATCGAAGGCCTCGTCATCACGGCAGCGGGCGGGGCGCTTGGCATTGCGGCCTCAGGCGCCCTGGTCTGGTTGTTCAGCCCACGACCCTTTCTGGCGGAGCTCTTCGACGATGTGACGCGCAGCACCGATATTCACTTGGTGCTCTCTGCGCAATTGCTTGGCCTCTCGACGGCGATTCTGATGGGCGTTGGCCTCGTCAGCGGTCTGCTGCCCGCCCTCCGCGCCTCTCGACTCGATCCGATCGAGGCGCTGCGGTATGAGTGA
- a CDS encoding SDR family oxidoreductase, whose product MTHEASLSGKVVVVTGGSRGIGLATAQAFLRRGAAVVISGLDEEHLRAARQTLGDDQVEAVRADVQSPHDAAQLVEAAVRAFGGLDILINNAGVGRFGNVEKLSTDEWNLVLGTNLTGVFHCCRAAIPHLRRRGGGWIINVSSLAGINAFKGGAAYCASKAGLDAFTAALMQEVRYDGIRVATIAPGSVRTGFSGREEEGADWKLAAEDVAQVIIDLAEHPARSLPSRVELRPSQPKKG is encoded by the coding sequence ATGACTCATGAAGCTTCTCTATCCGGAAAAGTAGTGGTCGTGACCGGTGGGTCACGAGGCATCGGTCTCGCCACGGCGCAGGCGTTCCTCCGTCGTGGCGCTGCCGTTGTGATCAGCGGGCTGGATGAAGAGCACCTGCGCGCTGCGCGGCAAACACTGGGAGACGACCAGGTCGAAGCCGTGCGTGCGGACGTCCAGAGCCCGCATGATGCCGCACAGCTCGTGGAGGCCGCGGTCCGAGCCTTTGGTGGTCTCGACATCCTGATCAACAACGCCGGCGTCGGCCGCTTCGGTAACGTCGAGAAGCTGTCGACCGACGAGTGGAACCTTGTTCTTGGGACGAACCTGACTGGCGTGTTTCACTGCTGTCGGGCCGCAATTCCGCACCTGCGGCGGCGCGGAGGCGGTTGGATCATCAACGTCAGCAGCTTGGCGGGCATCAACGCTTTCAAGGGCGGGGCCGCCTATTGCGCGAGCAAGGCTGGCCTGGACGCCTTCACCGCGGCGCTGATGCAGGAAGTGCGCTACGACGGGATTCGCGTGGCGACGATTGCGCCAGGCTCCGTGCGCACGGGATTCTCCGGTCGCGAGGAGGAAGGGGCGGATTGGAAGCTCGCCGCCGAAGACGTGGCCCAGGTCATCATCGATCTCGCGGAGCATCCGGCGCGCAGCCTGCCGAGCCGTGTCGAGCTCCGACCCTCGCAGCCAAAGAAAGGCTAG